From Nocardia sp. XZ_19_385, the proteins below share one genomic window:
- the nth gene encoding endonuclease III — protein MGLVRRARRMNRTLAAAFPDAHCELDFTTPLELAVATILSAQCTDERVNLTTPALFAKYPDARAYAEANRAELEEYIRPTGFFRNKTSSLIGLGQALLENHEGELPHTLAELVKLPGIGRKTANVILGNAFGVPGITVDTHFGRLVRRWGWTAEEDPVKVEHIIGALIERKDWTMLSHRVIFHGRRVCHARKPACGACVLANDCPSFGVTGPTDPEAAAKLVKGPEREHLLRMVGL, from the coding sequence CTGGGTCTGGTGCGCCGGGCGCGCCGGATGAACCGCACCCTGGCCGCGGCCTTCCCGGATGCGCATTGTGAGCTGGACTTCACAACTCCGCTCGAATTGGCGGTCGCCACAATACTTTCCGCGCAGTGCACCGACGAGCGGGTCAATCTGACGACGCCGGCGCTGTTCGCGAAGTATCCCGACGCCCGCGCCTACGCCGAGGCGAACCGCGCGGAGCTGGAGGAATACATCCGGCCGACGGGGTTCTTCCGCAACAAGACCAGTTCCTTGATCGGACTGGGGCAGGCCCTGCTGGAAAATCATGAGGGTGAGTTGCCTCACACTCTGGCGGAATTGGTGAAGTTGCCCGGCATTGGCCGCAAGACCGCCAACGTCATTCTGGGCAACGCGTTCGGGGTTCCGGGCATCACCGTCGACACCCATTTCGGCCGGCTCGTGCGGCGCTGGGGCTGGACCGCCGAGGAAGACCCGGTGAAGGTCGAGCACATCATCGGCGCGCTGATCGAGCGCAAGGATTGGACGATGCTCTCGCACCGGGTGATCTTCCACGGCCGCCGGGTCTGCCATGCCCGCAAGCCGGCCTGCGGCGCGTGCGTGCTGGCCAACGACTGCCCGTCCTTCGGTGTTACCGGGCCGACCGATCCCGAAGCCGCGGCCAAGCTGGTGAAGGGACCCGAACGCGAGCATCTGCTCCGGATGGTCGGCCTGTGA
- a CDS encoding TlpA family protein disulfide reductase: protein MKRVPIAVRWALVGLITVVALAVALWPRDDAETAPAHQVQQSAQVSDALRAAAGLTPCPQAAPGTAATGPLAGLTLDCLADGKPVDLAAALAGKPALLNLWAYWCGPCRQELPDLQQYAQRAGNAITVLTVHSDPEAATALSLLPELHVTLPGVLDPKAQVRTAAGAPAVLPVSVLVRADGSIAEVVVRRFTSVEDIADTVADRLGVRT from the coding sequence GTGAAAAGGGTGCCAATCGCGGTGCGCTGGGCGTTGGTGGGATTGATCACGGTGGTGGCTTTGGCTGTCGCGCTGTGGCCGCGCGATGACGCTGAGACCGCGCCCGCGCATCAGGTCCAGCAGAGCGCCCAGGTTTCCGACGCGCTGCGCGCCGCGGCGGGATTGACGCCCTGTCCCCAGGCCGCGCCCGGAACCGCCGCTACCGGCCCGCTTGCCGGTCTCACTCTCGACTGTCTGGCCGACGGCAAACCGGTCGACCTGGCCGCCGCGCTCGCGGGCAAGCCCGCGCTGCTGAACCTGTGGGCCTACTGGTGCGGGCCCTGCCGGCAGGAGTTGCCAGATCTACAGCAGTACGCGCAGCGCGCCGGAAACGCGATTACCGTGCTGACTGTGCACAGCGATCCCGAAGCGGCCACAGCGCTGTCGCTGCTGCCGGAGCTGCACGTCACGCTGCCCGGTGTGCTCGACCCGAAGGCCCAGGTGCGGACAGCGGCCGGCGCCCCCGCGGTGCTGCCGGTCTCGGTGCTGGTGCGCGCGGACGGCTCCATCGCCGAGGTGGTGGTGCGCCGGTTCACCAGCGTCGAGGACATCGCCGACACTGTCGCCGACCGGCTCGGAGTTCGCACATGA